Proteins encoded together in one Spirochaetota bacterium window:
- a CDS encoding DUF4037 domain-containing protein, giving the protein MKGLELAEKYFYNNGLPMIQNAFSQHSERIAGGLVGDGSECFGFDDAISRDHDWGPSFCLWLTMEDYNAIGGILQKEYDNLPKSIEGYESRKTSDWGQGRVGVFEIGQFYANFIGIDNIPSNLDDWISLPEQSLAACTNGKVFYDPLGEFSRFRSKLLEFYPDDVRLKKMASRCMTIAQSGQYNLERSIKRNEYFAAQYAETKFCADVMSLIFLINKRYTPFYKWVHRALKQLPILGAVIHMKIAELISTKDYNEKPRIVEEICSAIIEQLKNEELTDSSSNYLLDHGPIIQSKIRDPQMRERNVWVG; this is encoded by the coding sequence ATGAAAGGATTGGAGCTTGCGGAAAAATATTTTTATAATAATGGCTTGCCTATGATTCAAAATGCATTTAGTCAGCATAGTGAACGCATAGCTGGCGGGCTCGTTGGTGATGGATCGGAGTGTTTTGGATTTGATGATGCCATATCTCGAGATCATGATTGGGGGCCCAGTTTTTGTCTATGGCTGACAATGGAGGATTATAATGCGATTGGGGGGATCTTGCAAAAGGAGTATGATAATCTGCCAAAGTCAATCGAGGGATATGAATCGAGAAAAACCAGTGATTGGGGTCAAGGAAGGGTTGGAGTCTTTGAGATAGGTCAATTTTATGCAAATTTTATTGGTATAGACAATATACCATCAAACCTTGATGATTGGATTTCGCTTCCAGAGCAATCGCTAGCTGCATGCACTAATGGGAAGGTCTTTTATGATCCCCTTGGTGAGTTTTCACGGTTTAGATCTAAACTGCTTGAATTTTATCCTGATGATGTGAGGTTGAAGAAGATGGCTTCCAGATGCATGACAATTGCTCAGTCTGGTCAATACAACCTAGAACGTTCAATTAAGAGAAATGAATATTTTGCGGCACAGTATGCTGAGACCAAATTTTGCGCTGATGTGATGTCCTTAATATTTCTAATCAATAAGAGATATACCCCTTTTTACAAGTGGGTGCATAGAGCCCTGAAACAGCTTCCTATACTTGGAGCGGTCATACATATGAAAATTGCTGAATTGATTTCCACAAAGGATTATAATGAAAAACCTAGAATAGTTGAAGAGATTTGTTCAGCAATTATTGAGCAGTTGAAGAATGAGGAATTAACTGATTCATCAAGTAATTATTTACTCGATCATGGTCCAATTATACAGAGCAAAATAAGGGATCCACAAATGAGAGAGAGAAATGTCTGGGTGGGTTAA
- a CDS encoding NAD-dependent epimerase/dehydratase family protein: MKDILIIGGSYFVGKVFVEELVKESDYSITVLNRGNRPLRMQGLKEIVCDRNDVDKFKQSVSSTQWDVIVDFCAYTPQDIENALSVFPKGGVKHYIYISTTSIYQATQMLPITEDAPKLSGPQPELGPQAADYAYNKWLGEIRLKELCSQKEINYTSFRPAIIYGKYNYAPRESYFFDSIIESETIIIPDNRLPLFSFVSVWDVAKILIASLGNEELYKKEYNLSSLEFISYARFAEVLEEIAGKFLYVNIMSIRDINSSRIPLPFPLNKHLIYSGALIQSILGFEYTPFIDGMRDTYNYYLQSRGISLS; encoded by the coding sequence GTGAAAGATATATTAATAATTGGAGGCAGCTATTTTGTTGGGAAGGTCTTTGTTGAAGAGCTTGTGAAGGAATCCGATTATTCCATCACTGTCTTAAACAGAGGCAACCGCCCACTCCGGATGCAAGGGTTGAAGGAGATTGTCTGTGATAGAAATGATGTTGATAAATTCAAACAGAGCGTCTCTTCAACTCAGTGGGACGTTATTGTGGATTTCTGCGCATACACACCCCAGGATATTGAGAATGCCCTTTCGGTTTTCCCAAAGGGGGGAGTTAAACACTATATATATATTAGCACAACGTCGATTTATCAAGCGACACAGATGTTGCCAATAACTGAAGATGCTCCCAAGCTATCAGGTCCTCAACCTGAATTAGGGCCGCAGGCCGCTGATTATGCATATAATAAATGGCTTGGTGAAATAAGACTAAAAGAGTTGTGTAGTCAAAAGGAGATCAATTATACGTCATTTCGCCCTGCAATTATTTATGGAAAGTATAATTATGCTCCAAGAGAAAGCTATTTCTTCGATTCTATAATCGAGAGTGAAACCATTATTATACCTGATAATAGACTTCCTCTATTCTCTTTTGTATCAGTTTGGGATGTCGCTAAAATACTTATAGCTAGTTTAGGAAATGAGGAGCTTTATAAAAAGGAATATAATCTATCGAGTTTAGAATTTATCTCATATGCAAGGTTTGCTGAGGTATTAGAAGAAATAGCTGGCAAATTTCTATATGTTAATATTATGAGTATTCGGGATATTAACTCAAGTAGAATTCCATTGCCCTTCCCATTGAATAAACATTTGATTTATTCAGGGGCTTTAATACAGAGTATCCTAGGATTTGAATATACACCTTTTATAGATGGCATGAGAGATACTTACAATTATTATTTACAAAGCAGGGGTATTTCATTATCTTAG
- a CDS encoding DUF4125 family protein, which translates to MSQKDDLITDILDIEINMFLTVPTAQPSSCQSYPDSFRMHRRAQFSTWSEETLKSYRSDLQMAERAGKNLMTEKYARMDSLLPPKKPNPLIKEIVDIQYEWQIKMFNKYPNLMGGARVLSSAEDSVNRTSFETYLKSELETYSDNTIKLLHKDVLDSHEKGINLTEELYSQLVLNMGYSSIEEAEKVQKR; encoded by the coding sequence ATGTCACAAAAGGATGATTTAATAACAGATATTCTTGATATTGAAATAAATATGTTTCTAACTGTTCCAACCGCTCAACCCAGCAGTTGCCAGAGTTATCCGGATAGTTTTCGGATGCATAGAAGGGCGCAGTTTTCAACCTGGTCAGAGGAAACCCTGAAGAGCTATCGAAGCGATCTACAGATGGCAGAGAGGGCAGGGAAGAATCTTATGACAGAGAAATATGCTCGAATGGATAGCCTTCTTCCTCCAAAAAAGCCAAACCCTTTAATAAAAGAGATTGTTGATATTCAATATGAATGGCAGATAAAAATGTTCAATAAATATCCAAATCTGATGGGTGGCGCGAGAGTGCTTTCGAGTGCCGAGGATTCGGTTAACAGAACATCATTTGAGACTTACCTGAAAAGCGAGTTGGAGACATATTCTGATAATACCATAAAACTCCTTCATAAAGATGTTTTAGATAGTCATGAGAAGGGAATAAATTTGACTGAGGAGCTATATTCACAACTAGTACTAAATATGGGTTATAGTTCTATTGAAGAGGCTGAAAAAGTACAAAAAAGATAA